A portion of the Lolium rigidum isolate FL_2022 chromosome 1, APGP_CSIRO_Lrig_0.1, whole genome shotgun sequence genome contains these proteins:
- the LOC124689624 gene encoding putative receptor protein kinase ZmPK1 isoform X1 → MDAQFAPLLLLTSFHLLLRISAHDFLLPGSSLSVEDSSDILHSPNGAFTCGFKNISHNAFVFSIWFTNTAEKTVVWSANQLHPVHSWGSEVLLDMDGRMVVKDYNGKLVWENDVYSSSNAEQAQLLDTGNFIVKGQGDIILWQSFDSPTDTLLPNQNITSAVKLVSANRLLVHGTYSFHFDDEHLLALFQDLKDTSFIYWPIPDKNVWSKKGNSFKATTIGVLDSSGYFLGSDNLHFNATDSGLGIMRRLTLDYDGNLRLYSLSMPDGRWSVTWMAYLQTCFVRGLCGMNGICVYTPGPACACAPGHDIIDQSDRSKGCMPKFNLSCDGKEMEFVKLPSTDFIGYDQSQISLVSFHTCKKICLKDCSCKGFLYRDGSCYPKPFLAGGVSSPQLYGSFYLKLPKTLQVLGSSIPRSQPSGPRYVPNCNVNVDSLDKPKSSQSGSPYSYFYEFLSAIFCVVIFVALGCIFCVEVIFVALGCWFMLRRESRQLTGVWPAEVGYEMITNHFRRYTYKELQRATGKFKDMIGKGASGLVYKGVLKDNRAVAVKRLADINQGEEEFQHELSVIARIYHMNLVRVWGFCSDGPHRILVLEYVENGSLDKNLFSSKGSHILLQWNERFKIALGVAKGLAYLHHECLEWVIHCDLKPENILLDEKMEPKITDFGLAKLLNRGGSNKSVSRIHGTRGYIAPEWVSSAQITAKVDVYSFGVVLLELLKGARVSDWASDADEEVEMVLRRVIKMLAENLMLEGGEQLWIAGFIDSRLDSQFNNVQARTMIKLAVSCIEEDSRKRPTMENAVQMLLSVDEAVS, encoded by the coding sequence ATGGATGCACAGTTTGCCCCTCTGCTTCTACTAACTTCATTTCATCTGCTTTTGCGCATCTCGGCTCATGATTTCCTCTTGCCAGGCTCCTCTCTCTCTGTAGAGGATAGCTCTGACATTCtccattcaccaaatggtgctttCACGTGTGGCTTCAAGAACATTTCCCATAATGCTTTTGTCTTCTCCATTTGGTTCACTAACACAGCTGAAAAGACTGTCGTCTGGAGTGCAAATCAGCTCCACCCCGTGCACTCCTGGGGATCCGAAGTCCTGTTAGATATGGATGGAAGAATGGTTGTAAAGGATTACAATGGGAAGCTTGTGTGGGAGAACGATGTGTATTCTTCATCAAATGCTGAGCAAGCTCAGTTGTTGGACACAGGAAACTTCATCGTGAAGGGCCAAGGTGATATCATTCTATGGCAAAGCTTTGATTCTCCTACTGATACGTTGCTACCCAATCAGAACATTACTTCTGCTGTAAAGTTGGTATCTGCTAATAGGTTACTTGTTCATGGGACCTACAGCTTTCATTTTGATGATGAACATTTACTTGCACTATTTCAAGATCTGAAGGATACCTCTTTTATCTATTGGCCAATTCCTGATAAAAATGTCTGGTCAAAGAAAGGAAACTCATTTAAAGCCACTACAATCGGGGTCCTTGATAGTTCGGGGTATTTCCTTGGAAGTGATAATTTGCATTTTAATGCTACCGATTCGGGTCTCGGGATTATGAGGAGGCTAACACTGGATTATGATGGCAACCTTAGATTATACAGTCTAAGTATGCCAGATGGAAGATGGTCGGTCACATGGATGGCATATCTTCAGACCTGTTTTGTACGTGGTTTGTGTGGTATGAATGGAATATGTGTGTATACTCCTGGACCTGCTTGTGCATGTGCCCCTGGACATGACATCATCGACCAAAGTGACCGGAGCAAAGGCTGCATGCCGAAATTCAACCTCAGTTGTGATGGGAAGGAGATGGAATTTGTGAAGCTCCCCAGCACTGACTTCATAGGATATGATCAAAGTCAGATTAGTTTAGTTTCCTTCCATACTTGCAAGAAAATATGCTTGAAGGACTGCAGTTGCAAAGGATTCTTATACAGAGATGGAAGCTGCTATCCAAAGCCATTTCTTGCTGGTGGTGTATCTAGTCCACAGTTATATGGTTCATTCTATCTCAAGCTTCCTAAGACATTACAGGTCTTAGGATCATCAATTCCTCGCTCGCAACCTTCTGGTCCTAGATATGTCCCTAACTGTAATGTCAATGTAGATTCTCTGGATAAACCTAAGAGCAGTCAGAGTGGGTCGCCGTATTCGTACTTCTATGAATTCTTATcagcaatattttgtgtggtaatATTTGTGGCATTAGGATGCATATTTTGTGTGGAGGTAATATTTGTGGCATTAGGATGCTGGTTTATGTTGAGAAGGGAGAGCAGGCAGTTAACAGGAGTATGGCCAGCTGAGGTTGGCTATGAAATGATAACCAACCATTTCCGCAGGTACACTTACAAGGAGTTGCAGAGAGCAACTGGCAAGTTCAAGGATATGATTGGGAAGGGGGCATCTGGCCTTGTATACAAGGGGGTCTTGAAAGATAACAGGGCAGTAGCTGTGAAAAGGTTGGCAGACATAAACCAAGGTGAAGAAGAGTTCCAACATGAACTGAGTGTGATCGCAAGGATTTACCATATGAATCTGGTGAGGGTTTGGGGATTCTGCTCTGATGGTCCACACAGGATATTGGTTTTAGAGTACGTTGAGAATGGATCGTTGGATAAAAATCTATTCAGTAGCAAGGGCTCACATATCTTACTTCAGTGGAACGAAAGATTTAAGATTGCTCTAGGGGTTGCAAAAGGATTGGCATATCTTCATCACGAGTGCTTGGAGTGGGTTATCCACTGTGACCTGAAGCCTGAGAACATACTGTTGGATGAGAAAATGGAGCCAAAGATCACCGACTTTGGCCTTGCAAAACTTCTGAATAGAGGTGGGTCCAATAAAAGTGTATCTCGGATCCATGGAACTAGAGGTTATATAGCTCCTGAGTGGGTCTCTAGCGCCCAAATAACAGCAAAGGTTGATGTCTACAGTTTCGGAGTGGTTCTCTTAGAACTACTGAAGGGTGCTCGTGTTTCTGACTGGGCATCAGATGCTGACGAGGAAGTGGAAATGGTCCTCCGAAGGGTTATTAAGATGCTTGCAGAAAATCTGATGCTGGAGGGCGGCGAACAGTTATGGATCGCTGGCTTCATTGATTCCAGGTTGGACAGCCAGTTCAATAATGTGCAAGCAAGAACGATGATCAAGTTGGCTGTTTCATGCATAGAAGAAGACAGTAGGAAAAGGCCCACTATGGAAAATGCTGTGCAGATGCTTCTTTCGGTTGATGAGGCAGTGTCATAA
- the LOC124689624 gene encoding putative receptor protein kinase ZmPK1 isoform X2, whose amino-acid sequence MDAQFAPLLLLTSFHLLLRISAHDFLLPGSSLSVEDSSDILHSPNGAFTCGFKNISHNAFVFSIWFTNTAEKTVVWSANQLHPVHSWGSEVLLDMDGRMVVKDYNGKLVWENDVYSSSNAEQAQLLDTGNFIVKGQGDIILWQSFDSPTDTLLPNQNITSAVKLVSANRLLVHGTYSFHFDDEHLLALFQDLKDTSFIYWPIPDKNVWSKKGNSFKATTIGVLDSSGYFLGSDNLHFNATDSGLGIMRRLTLDYDGNLRLYSLSMPDGRWSVTWMAYLQTCFVRGLCGMNGICVYTPGPACACAPGHDIIDQSDRSKGCMPKFNLSCDGKEMEFVKLPSTDFIGYDQSQISLVSFHTCKKICLKDCSCKGFLYRDGSCYPKPFLAGGVSSPQLYGSFYLKLPKTLQVLGSSIPRSQPSGPRYVPNCNVNVDSLDKPKSSQSGSPYSYFYEFLSAIFCVEVIFVALGCWFMLRRESRQLTGVWPAEVGYEMITNHFRRYTYKELQRATGKFKDMIGKGASGLVYKGVLKDNRAVAVKRLADINQGEEEFQHELSVIARIYHMNLVRVWGFCSDGPHRILVLEYVENGSLDKNLFSSKGSHILLQWNERFKIALGVAKGLAYLHHECLEWVIHCDLKPENILLDEKMEPKITDFGLAKLLNRGGSNKSVSRIHGTRGYIAPEWVSSAQITAKVDVYSFGVVLLELLKGARVSDWASDADEEVEMVLRRVIKMLAENLMLEGGEQLWIAGFIDSRLDSQFNNVQARTMIKLAVSCIEEDSRKRPTMENAVQMLLSVDEAVS is encoded by the exons ATGGATGCACAGTTTGCCCCTCTGCTTCTACTAACTTCATTTCATCTGCTTTTGCGCATCTCGGCTCATGATTTCCTCTTGCCAGGCTCCTCTCTCTCTGTAGAGGATAGCTCTGACATTCtccattcaccaaatggtgctttCACGTGTGGCTTCAAGAACATTTCCCATAATGCTTTTGTCTTCTCCATTTGGTTCACTAACACAGCTGAAAAGACTGTCGTCTGGAGTGCAAATCAGCTCCACCCCGTGCACTCCTGGGGATCCGAAGTCCTGTTAGATATGGATGGAAGAATGGTTGTAAAGGATTACAATGGGAAGCTTGTGTGGGAGAACGATGTGTATTCTTCATCAAATGCTGAGCAAGCTCAGTTGTTGGACACAGGAAACTTCATCGTGAAGGGCCAAGGTGATATCATTCTATGGCAAAGCTTTGATTCTCCTACTGATACGTTGCTACCCAATCAGAACATTACTTCTGCTGTAAAGTTGGTATCTGCTAATAGGTTACTTGTTCATGGGACCTACAGCTTTCATTTTGATGATGAACATTTACTTGCACTATTTCAAGATCTGAAGGATACCTCTTTTATCTATTGGCCAATTCCTGATAAAAATGTCTGGTCAAAGAAAGGAAACTCATTTAAAGCCACTACAATCGGGGTCCTTGATAGTTCGGGGTATTTCCTTGGAAGTGATAATTTGCATTTTAATGCTACCGATTCGGGTCTCGGGATTATGAGGAGGCTAACACTGGATTATGATGGCAACCTTAGATTATACAGTCTAAGTATGCCAGATGGAAGATGGTCGGTCACATGGATGGCATATCTTCAGACCTGTTTTGTACGTGGTTTGTGTGGTATGAATGGAATATGTGTGTATACTCCTGGACCTGCTTGTGCATGTGCCCCTGGACATGACATCATCGACCAAAGTGACCGGAGCAAAGGCTGCATGCCGAAATTCAACCTCAGTTGTGATGGGAAGGAGATGGAATTTGTGAAGCTCCCCAGCACTGACTTCATAGGATATGATCAAAGTCAGATTAGTTTAGTTTCCTTCCATACTTGCAAGAAAATATGCTTGAAGGACTGCAGTTGCAAAGGATTCTTATACAGAGATGGAAGCTGCTATCCAAAGCCATTTCTTGCTGGTGGTGTATCTAGTCCACAGTTATATGGTTCATTCTATCTCAAGCTTCCTAAGACATTACAGGTCTTAGGATCATCAATTCCTCGCTCGCAACCTTCTGGTCCTAGATATGTCCCTAACTGTAATGTCAATGTAGATTCTCTGGATAAACCTAAGAGCAGTCAGAGTGGGTCGCCGTATTCGTACTTCTATGAATTCTTATcagcaatattttgtgtg GAGGTAATATTTGTGGCATTAGGATGCTGGTTTATGTTGAGAAGGGAGAGCAGGCAGTTAACAGGAGTATGGCCAGCTGAGGTTGGCTATGAAATGATAACCAACCATTTCCGCAGGTACACTTACAAGGAGTTGCAGAGAGCAACTGGCAAGTTCAAGGATATGATTGGGAAGGGGGCATCTGGCCTTGTATACAAGGGGGTCTTGAAAGATAACAGGGCAGTAGCTGTGAAAAGGTTGGCAGACATAAACCAAGGTGAAGAAGAGTTCCAACATGAACTGAGTGTGATCGCAAGGATTTACCATATGAATCTGGTGAGGGTTTGGGGATTCTGCTCTGATGGTCCACACAGGATATTGGTTTTAGAGTACGTTGAGAATGGATCGTTGGATAAAAATCTATTCAGTAGCAAGGGCTCACATATCTTACTTCAGTGGAACGAAAGATTTAAGATTGCTCTAGGGGTTGCAAAAGGATTGGCATATCTTCATCACGAGTGCTTGGAGTGGGTTATCCACTGTGACCTGAAGCCTGAGAACATACTGTTGGATGAGAAAATGGAGCCAAAGATCACCGACTTTGGCCTTGCAAAACTTCTGAATAGAGGTGGGTCCAATAAAAGTGTATCTCGGATCCATGGAACTAGAGGTTATATAGCTCCTGAGTGGGTCTCTAGCGCCCAAATAACAGCAAAGGTTGATGTCTACAGTTTCGGAGTGGTTCTCTTAGAACTACTGAAGGGTGCTCGTGTTTCTGACTGGGCATCAGATGCTGACGAGGAAGTGGAAATGGTCCTCCGAAGGGTTATTAAGATGCTTGCAGAAAATCTGATGCTGGAGGGCGGCGAACAGTTATGGATCGCTGGCTTCATTGATTCCAGGTTGGACAGCCAGTTCAATAATGTGCAAGCAAGAACGATGATCAAGTTGGCTGTTTCATGCATAGAAGAAGACAGTAGGAAAAGGCCCACTATGGAAAATGCTGTGCAGATGCTTCTTTCGGTTGATGAGGCAGTGTCATAA